The Streptomyces sp. ALI-76-A nucleotide sequence TCGAGGGTGTCGTCGAGGGACTCATCGAGGTGGGCTACGTCGTCGAGAAGGCGGCCGACGAGAGTGTCGTCCGACGTCAGGGGCGGCCCGCACGACGGTTCCGGTTCCGGGCCGAGGCCGGTCATCTGCTGGGCCTGGAGATCGGGGCGCACCGCGTCGCCGCGCTCCTGTCCGACCTGGACGGCCGGATCATCGGCGCGCAGGCCAAGGACGTGGACGAGACCGCGTCGGCGGACGAGCGGCTGGAGCGGCTGCGGACCGCGGTGGCCGAGCTGCTGCGCCGGGCCGGAGTCGCCCGCGGCTCCCTGCGCGCGGTGGGTGTCGGTACGCCGGGGATCGTGGAGGCGGACGGCACCGTCCGGCTGGGCACCGCGCTGCCGGAGTGGACGGGGCTGCGCCTGGGTGAACGGCTGAGCCGGTCCTTCAAGTGCCCGGTCCTGGTGGAGAACGACGCCAACGCCGCCGCGGTCGCCGAGCACTGGAAGGGCTCCGCGACCGAGTCCGACGACGTGGTGTTCGTCCTGGCCGGGCTGAGCCCGGGCGCCGGCGCCCTGATCGGCGGGCGGCTGCACCGGGGGTACGGCGGAGCCGCCGGTGAGATCGGGGCGCTCCATCTGCTGGGCCGGGAGGCGACTCCGGAGACGCTGCTGTCCACCACGGACGAGCCGCTGCACCCGCTCGACGAGCAGGCGGTGGCCAAGGTCTTCGCGCAGGCCCGCGAGGGCGACCAGCGGGCCCGCGCGGCCGTGGACCGCTTCATCCACCGGCTGGTGCACGACGTGGCGGCGCTGGTGCTGGCCCTGGATCCGGAGCTGGTCGTGATCGGCGGCTGGGCGGCCGGCCTGGACGGCGTACTGGAGCCGCTGCGACGGGAGTTGGACCGCTACTGCCTGCGCCCTCCGAAGGTCGCCCTGTCCCTCCTGGGCGAGGCCGCCGTGGCGACCGGCGCGCTGCGGCTGGCCCTCGACCACGTGGAGGAGCAACTGTTCGCGGTGGAGGGCACGGTGACGGCCCGCCGCTGAGGCGGGTCGGTCCTGTGACGGTGGGCTGCCGGTACGGCCACCCGGTCCCCGTCCGACCGGTACCAGCCGGTCCGCAACCGTCGGCCCTGCAACCCGGCACCCGTCGCAAGGGCAACCGTCAGCCCGGCACCATCGGTCCGGTACCGGACGACCCGGTACCGGTTGGCCGGCAGCCGGCTGTCGCCCGGCCCGACGAGCGCGGACGTGGTCTGCGGTGGTCAGGAGGCCCGGCGCTCCGGGTCCTGGTGGATCTCCACGCCGCCGGAGTCCCCGAAGGTCAGCCGGCAGGTGTCCGCCCGGTACGTGGCGACGGAGAGCGCGGCGGTGCGGCCGGCGGCGAGGTAACGGGTGGTGACGACGAGGACGGGCGCCCCCGGGAGCCGGTCCAGCTCCTTCGCGTCGTCCGCGCGGGCGGACCCGAGTTCGACGGCGCTCTCCTGGCCCTCCAGCTCCAGCCGCTGGAGCTCGCGCAGCACGGCACGCGCGCGTGCGGCTCCGGACGGCGCGTCTATGGCCGACAGCTCGGGCACCGCCGACTCCGCGATGTAGAGCAGCTCGGCGGCGACGGGCTGGCCGTGGGTCGTGCGCGAACGGCGGACCGTGTGCACGCGCTGGTCCTCACCGGTCTCCAGGGCGGCGGCGACGGCCGCGGGCGGCACGTCCAGGGTGCAGTCGACGGGCTGCCAGACGTCCCCGGCCGCGCCCGGCCAGTCGTGCTGCTCCGTGCCGACGGCCACGCCCACGCGCGGCGGGGCGACGGTCGTACCGACACCGCGGCGGCGCTGGAGCCTGCCCTCCAGTTCCAGCTGTTCCAGCGCCTGGCGGAGCGTGGCGCGGGCGACACCGAAGCGAGCGGCGAGGTCGCGCTCGTTGGGCAGGATCTCGCCCACGGAGAATTCGGAGTCCAGTGCCTCCGTGAGCACCGTCTTGAGATGCCAGTACTTCGGTTCCGGCACCGTTTCCAGCTGCGTGGTCCCCACCCTGTCCTCCGCAATCGCCGTGATCCGGCGGCTTTTTAACGCCCTTGTTTATTAAAGGTTGTTGCACTTCTCTGCGACCATAGGACGGCCCCCACCCTTGGTCAAGACCAATCCGGGCGGTTCGGGGCACCCAGGATCTCAGCCGGAGGCCAGGGAGAGCAGCTTGTCGGGATTGCGGATGATGTAG carries:
- a CDS encoding ROK family transcriptional regulator; translation: MGRLTGGDPSLLRRINSAVVLHALRATDCATLTEITRVTGLSRPTVEGVVEGLIEVGYVVEKAADESVVRRQGRPARRFRFRAEAGHLLGLEIGAHRVAALLSDLDGRIIGAQAKDVDETASADERLERLRTAVAELLRRAGVARGSLRAVGVGTPGIVEADGTVRLGTALPEWTGLRLGERLSRSFKCPVLVENDANAAAVAEHWKGSATESDDVVFVLAGLSPGAGALIGGRLHRGYGGAAGEIGALHLLGREATPETLLSTTDEPLHPLDEQAVAKVFAQAREGDQRARAAVDRFIHRLVHDVAALVLALDPELVVIGGWAAGLDGVLEPLRRELDRYCLRPPKVALSLLGEAAVATGALRLALDHVEEQLFAVEGTVTARR
- a CDS encoding GntR family transcriptional regulator, which encodes MGTTQLETVPEPKYWHLKTVLTEALDSEFSVGEILPNERDLAARFGVARATLRQALEQLELEGRLQRRRGVGTTVAPPRVGVAVGTEQHDWPGAAGDVWQPVDCTLDVPPAAVAAALETGEDQRVHTVRRSRTTHGQPVAAELLYIAESAVPELSAIDAPSGAARARAVLRELQRLELEGQESAVELGSARADDAKELDRLPGAPVLVVTTRYLAAGRTAALSVATYRADTCRLTFGDSGGVEIHQDPERRAS